Proteins from one Mesoplodon densirostris isolate mMesDen1 chromosome 1, mMesDen1 primary haplotype, whole genome shotgun sequence genomic window:
- the LOC132489319 gene encoding HMG box transcription factor BBX-like, whose amino-acid sequence MSKERSSDTTQESRPQDFISISASKNISGEVPEGIKAEPLTPTEDALPPSLSGQAKPEDSECHRKIETCGSRKSERSCKGALYKTLVSEGMLTSLRANVGRGKRRSGKGKSSDREECWHEESWTFHQSGTSGSKKFKKTKPKEDSLLGSAKLDEEFEKKFNSLPQYSPVTFDQKCVPVPRKKKKTGHMSSEPTQTSKGSGDKWSNKQLFLAAIHPTEAIFSEDRNTTEPAYKVTNAPSIPNTPEPTRVQEPLVGSQKRKARKTKITHLVRTADGRVSPAGGTLDDKPKEHLQRSLVKVTETGCNDECSHNREATETRSSTPEMPAVSAFFSLAVPAEVAAMENA is encoded by the exons atgtcaaaggagagatcctcagacaccacccaagagtcaagacctcaagattttatcagtatttctgccagcaagaacatttctggtgaggtcccagagggtataaaagcagaacctttgacccctacggaggatgcattaccacccagtctatcgggacaggccaagcctgaggacagtgagtgtcacagaaaaatagagacttgtggctcccggaaatctgagaggtcttgcaaaggtgctctttataaaaccctggtgtctgagggtatgctcacctctctgcgagctaatgttggcagagggaaacgaaggtcaggaaaaggaaagtcctctgatcgtgaagagtgttggcatgaagaaagctggacatttcaccagagtgggaccagtggaagcaagaagttcaagaagacaaagccaaaggaagactctctccttggctcagcaaagctggatgaagaatttgaaaagaaattcaacagcctccctcagtatagtcctgttacatttgaccagaaatgtgtacctgtcccaagaaaaaagaagaagaccggacatatgtcctcagaaccgacccaaaccagcaaag gaagtggggataaatggtcaaacaagcaactcttcttggctgccattcaccctacagaagccatattttcagaagacagaaacaccacagagcctgcttataaggttacaaatgccccatccattcccaacactccagagccaacaagggtgcaagaacccttggtgggcagtcaaaagagaaaagcaaggaaaaccaagatcacacaccttGTCAGGACAGCAGATGGCCGGGTATCACCAGCAGGAGGTACTTTGGATGACAAACCAAAGGAACACCTGCAGAGGAGTCTTGTTAAGGTGACCGAGACAGGCTGCAATGACGAATGCTCACACAACCGAGAGGCCACGGAGACGCGGAGCAGCACCCCGGAGATGCCCGCCGTGTCTGCGTTCTTCAGCCTCGCTGTGCCGGCCGAAGTGGCTGCCATGGAAAATgcatag